From Hydra vulgaris chromosome 15, alternate assembly HydraT2T_AEP, one genomic window encodes:
- the LOC136092090 gene encoding uncharacterized protein LOC136092090 encodes MQVLKQKDTLSINVTGSKRVIRPTKNRVLSGIIGTESGPSPASVTQPSPSTVSVDQPETNLNASFNDLMPSPAKKKNMAMVGRKKSFNYVAKALTKEDFQSSTSKAVNNKNKGKGKANVSKDLKKDYSQSSTSKVVNKKNKGKGKPSAKKSKSVSVDVNDWFCLLCQQKSVESMRQCCKCKVWYHEACMGYDSEDEEELVCPFCEE; translated from the coding sequence ATGCAAGTGTTGAAACAAAAGGATACATTATCGATAAACGTAACAGGTTCAAAGCGGGTAATAAGGCCCACTAAAAATCGGGTATTATCGGGTATTATCGGGACTGAATCTGGTCCTTCACCAGCTTCAGTCACCCAACCCAGTCCCTCAACAGTTTCAGTCGATCAACCTGAAACTAATCTTAATGCAAGTTTCAATGATTTAATGCCGAGTCctgctaaaaagaaaaatatggcTATGGTCGGtcgcaaaaaaagttttaactatgTTGCTAAAGCCCTAACGAAAGAAGATTTTCAATCTTCTACTTCTAAAGCtgttaataataagaataaggGCAAAGGAAAAGCAAATGTTTCTAAAGACCTGAAAAAAGATTATTCTCAATCTTCCACTTctaaagttgttaataaaaagaataaaggcAAAGGAAAACCAAGTGCAAAGAAAAGTAAGTCTGTAAGTGTGGATGTGAATGATTGGTTTTGTTTGTTATGCCAGCAAAAGTCTGTAGAAAGTATGCGACAATGTTGTAAATGTAAAGTATGGTACCACGAGGCGTGCATGGGGTATGATTCTGAAGATGAGGAAGAATTAGTATGTCCATTCTGCGaagaataa